The following coding sequences lie in one Chromatiales bacterium genomic window:
- a CDS encoding response regulator transcription factor, which translates to MKVLVVDDEIPARQRLRSALAEIDGIDAVAEAADGEQALAEAQRFQPDVVLLDIRMPGLDGIEVAHRLGSQPGPPAVIFVTAYDEHALAAFDAHAVAYLLKPIRREKLEAALRHASVLTRPQLAALQATDAEPTPGAPRTHLSVSLRGNLNLIPVDEVFAFIAEHKYVVVYHQGGEALLETSLRVLEEEFAEQFLRIHRNGLVAKRHLTGIERGSDGSARARLAGTDRRFEVSRRHLKGLREWLRARGQHR; encoded by the coding sequence ATGAAGGTGCTCGTCGTCGATGACGAGATCCCGGCGCGCCAGCGCTTGCGTTCGGCGCTCGCCGAGATTGACGGGATCGATGCGGTGGCCGAGGCCGCCGACGGCGAACAGGCGCTCGCCGAGGCGCAGCGTTTTCAGCCCGACGTCGTGCTCCTCGATATCCGCATGCCGGGGCTCGACGGAATCGAGGTCGCCCATCGACTCGGTTCGCAGCCGGGCCCGCCGGCGGTGATCTTCGTCACGGCCTACGACGAGCATGCGCTGGCGGCGTTTGACGCCCACGCGGTCGCCTACCTGCTCAAACCCATCCGCCGCGAGAAGCTCGAAGCGGCCCTGCGTCACGCAAGCGTGCTGACGCGCCCGCAACTCGCCGCGCTGCAGGCGACCGATGCCGAACCGACACCGGGTGCGCCGCGCACGCATCTCAGCGTTTCGCTGCGCGGTAATCTGAACCTGATCCCGGTCGACGAGGTGTTCGCCTTCATTGCCGAGCACAAGTACGTGGTCGTCTATCACCAGGGTGGCGAGGCGCTGCTGGAAACCTCACTGCGCGTGCTGGAGGAAGAGTTCGCGGAACAGTTTCTGCGCATCCATCGAAACGGCCTCGTCGCCAAGCGCCACCTGACCGGCATTGAACGTGGTTCAGACGGTTCTGCGCGCGCCCGGCTCGCAGGCACGGACCGACGTTTCGAGGTCAGCCGGCGTCACCTCAAGGGCTTGCGTGAGTGGCTGCGCGCGCGCGGCCAGCACCGCTGA
- a CDS encoding penicillin-binding protein 1A, with protein sequence MNWITKLTRWFFVALFGGFVLATLAVMAGYAYVAPSLPGTASLREVTLEVPLRVRDRNGALIAEYGEKRREPLTFDQIPTTLRQAFLAAEDDRFYEHPGVDYQGIVRAVGQLILTGERRQGGSTITMQLARNIFLTPERTYVRKLKEVFLALQMERDLDKDEILTLYLNKIYLGNRAYGVGAAAKVYYGKAIGELELPQWAMIAGLPKAPSRYNPIADPERAKVRRNYVLRRMHDLGQIDEPSMLAAQAAPVTARLHSAAIEVAAPYAAEMVRAELFERYGEAAYSDGFEVITTLDGRLQNAALAALRAGLVDYDRRHGWRGPEHRSATGAPDTAALDALLANAPRVGDLLPALVTSVDPTGATLKTLDGQQVELGVAAFQWARPYVDADHIGTQPKSPGEVVAAGDLVRVARSDDETGWVLAQVPKVEGALVSSDADTGAIQAIVGGYDFFRSKFNRADQALRQAGSGFKPILYSAALDHGYTPASIINDAPITIRDAALEGVWRPENYGHKFKGPTRLREALAQSRNLVSIRLLQAVGVAPVIEQADRFGLDTARLPHNLSLALGSGEVTPLDLNGAYAVFANGGFRVEPYLVEQINRAGVGVYRATPRVACRAGCTPDQPRAARVLDARTHYLISSMLREVVQSGTARRARSLGRRDLAGKTGTSNDYRDAWFNGYVPGLITTVWIGFDDNAELGRGEAGGRAALPVWIDYMRVALNGRPERDFPEPPGIVNVRIDPDTGLAATAGQTGTIVEIFRSDQLPRRSADGANTIAPPPSPGTSATPKPVENLF encoded by the coding sequence ATGAACTGGATCACGAAACTGACGCGCTGGTTCTTCGTAGCGCTGTTTGGCGGTTTTGTGCTGGCCACGCTCGCGGTCATGGCCGGGTATGCCTACGTCGCGCCCTCGTTGCCGGGCACCGCGAGCCTGCGCGAGGTCACGCTGGAGGTTCCGCTGCGCGTGCGCGACCGCAACGGGGCCCTGATCGCCGAGTACGGCGAGAAGCGCCGCGAACCGCTGACCTTCGATCAGATCCCCACCACGCTGCGCCAGGCGTTCCTCGCCGCCGAGGACGACCGCTTTTATGAGCATCCGGGCGTCGACTACCAGGGCATCGTGCGGGCCGTCGGCCAGTTGATCCTTACAGGCGAGCGCCGCCAAGGCGGCAGCACGATCACCATGCAGCTCGCGCGAAACATCTTTCTGACGCCGGAGCGGACCTATGTCCGCAAACTCAAGGAGGTATTCCTTGCGTTGCAAATGGAACGCGATCTGGACAAAGACGAGATCCTGACGCTTTATCTCAACAAGATTTACCTTGGCAACCGCGCCTACGGGGTCGGCGCGGCGGCCAAGGTCTATTACGGCAAGGCCATCGGCGAACTCGAATTGCCGCAATGGGCCATGATTGCCGGGCTCCCGAAGGCGCCATCGCGCTACAACCCGATCGCCGACCCCGAGCGCGCCAAGGTGCGTCGCAACTATGTCCTGCGGCGCATGCACGATCTCGGCCAGATCGACGAACCCTCCATGCTGGCGGCGCAGGCCGCGCCGGTCACCGCGCGTCTGCACAGCGCGGCCATCGAGGTCGCCGCACCGTATGCAGCGGAGATGGTTCGCGCCGAACTGTTCGAGCGCTACGGCGAGGCGGCCTACAGCGACGGCTTCGAGGTCATCACCACGCTGGACGGCCGGCTGCAGAACGCCGCCCTGGCGGCCCTGCGCGCGGGGCTTGTCGATTACGACCGGCGTCACGGCTGGAGGGGCCCGGAACACCGTTCGGCGACCGGTGCTCCAGACACTGCGGCGCTCGACGCGCTGCTCGCGAATGCGCCGCGGGTCGGCGACCTGTTGCCCGCGCTCGTCACCAGCGTGGACCCAACGGGCGCCACGCTGAAGACCCTCGACGGCCAGCAGGTCGAGCTTGGCGTCGCGGCGTTCCAGTGGGCCCGTCCGTATGTCGACGCCGATCACATCGGCACGCAACCCAAATCACCGGGCGAGGTCGTTGCCGCCGGTGACCTGGTTCGGGTGGCGCGCAGTGACGACGAGACCGGCTGGGTCCTCGCCCAGGTGCCGAAAGTCGAAGGCGCACTGGTGTCGAGCGATGCCGATACCGGCGCGATCCAGGCCATCGTCGGTGGCTACGACTTCTTTCGCAGCAAGTTCAACCGCGCCGACCAGGCCCTGCGTCAGGCCGGTTCGGGTTTCAAACCAATCCTGTACTCGGCCGCGCTCGACCATGGATACACACCGGCGTCGATCATCAACGATGCGCCGATCACCATCCGCGACGCCGCGCTCGAGGGCGTCTGGCGCCCCGAAAACTACGGCCACAAGTTCAAGGGTCCCACGCGTTTGCGCGAGGCGCTTGCACAATCGCGCAACCTGGTATCGATCCGCCTGTTGCAGGCGGTTGGCGTAGCACCGGTCATCGAGCAGGCGGACCGCTTCGGCCTGGATACCGCGCGACTGCCACACAACCTGTCGCTGGCGCTGGGCAGCGGTGAGGTCACGCCACTGGACCTGAACGGAGCCTATGCGGTGTTCGCGAACGGCGGCTTTCGCGTCGAGCCGTACCTGGTGGAACAGATCAACCGCGCGGGTGTGGGCGTATACCGGGCCACCCCACGGGTCGCCTGCCGGGCCGGATGCACGCCGGATCAGCCCCGTGCCGCGCGCGTGCTGGATGCGCGCACGCACTACCTGATCAGCTCGATGCTGCGCGAGGTCGTGCAGTCGGGCACGGCGCGGCGCGCGCGCTCACTCGGACGGCGCGACCTGGCCGGCAAGACCGGTACATCGAATGACTACCGGGACGCATGGTTCAACGGCTACGTTCCGGGGCTGATCACGACCGTGTGGATCGGGTTTGACGACAACGCCGAACTCGGTCGCGGCGAGGCGGGCGGTCGCGCCGCGCTGCCGGTGTGGATCGACTACATGCGGGTCGCGCTGAACGGTCGCCCGGAGCGGGATTTTCCGGAGCCGCCGGGCATCGTCAATGTGCGTATCGATCCGGATACAGGGCTCGCGGCAACCGCCGGGCAGACCGGCACGATTGTCGAGATCTTTCGCAGCGATCAGCTTCCCCGACGCTCCGCCGATGGCGCGAATACCATTGCACCGCCCCCCTCCCCGGGCACGTCGGCCACGCCGAAGCCGGTCGAGAACCTGTTTTAG
- a CDS encoding pilus assembly protein PilM, protein MFGALKKSKPLLGLDISSTAVKLLELSQNGPRFHVESYAVEPLPENAVVEKKIADVDAVGDAVGKVVRRSGTRTRRAAVAVAGSAVITKVISMPASLRPNDLDTQIRLEADQYIPYPLDEVNLDYEVLGPTPKNPEMVDVLLAASRSENVEDRVGALKIAGVDAVIVDIEAYAMENAFSLLTHHIAGGTDGKVVAIADIGATTTTLTVLDRKQIAYTREQSFGGRQLTEEIQRRYGLSYEEASMAKRQGGLPDNYVPEVLEPFKEAMAMQISRSLQFFFSSSAHNAVDHILLAGGSASIPGVDELLAEKMGTACSVANPFASMSLSPRVKPQALSNDAPALLIACGLARRAFDDHGAY, encoded by the coding sequence GTGTTCGGGGCCCTGAAAAAGAGCAAGCCACTGCTGGGGCTGGATATCAGTTCGACGGCCGTCAAGCTGCTCGAGCTGAGCCAGAACGGCCCGCGTTTTCATGTCGAGAGCTACGCGGTAGAGCCCCTGCCGGAAAACGCCGTGGTCGAGAAAAAGATCGCGGACGTGGATGCGGTCGGCGACGCCGTGGGCAAGGTCGTGCGCCGCTCCGGCACCCGCACCCGGCGTGCGGCGGTCGCCGTGGCGGGCTCGGCGGTCATCACCAAAGTCATTTCCATGCCGGCGTCGTTGCGGCCCAACGATCTGGACACGCAGATTCGCCTCGAGGCCGACCAGTACATCCCGTACCCGCTCGACGAGGTCAATCTCGACTACGAGGTCCTCGGACCCACGCCGAAGAACCCGGAAATGGTCGACGTGCTGCTCGCGGCATCGCGCAGCGAAAACGTCGAAGACCGTGTCGGCGCGCTGAAGATCGCCGGCGTGGATGCGGTGATCGTCGACATTGAAGCGTACGCGATGGAGAACGCATTCTCGCTGCTGACCCATCACATCGCCGGTGGCACGGACGGCAAGGTCGTCGCCATCGCGGACATCGGCGCGACGACGACCACGCTGACAGTGCTGGATCGCAAGCAGATCGCCTACACCCGCGAGCAGAGCTTCGGCGGCCGGCAGTTGACCGAGGAGATCCAGCGTCGCTACGGACTGTCGTACGAAGAGGCATCCATGGCCAAGCGCCAGGGCGGGCTGCCGGACAACTACGTTCCGGAGGTGCTGGAGCCGTTCAAGGAAGCCATGGCCATGCAGATCAGTCGCTCGTTGCAGTTCTTCTTTTCATCGAGCGCGCACAACGCCGTGGATCACATCCTGCTGGCCGGTGGCAGCGCCTCGATCCCGGGCGTCGATGAACTGCTTGCAGAAAAGATGGGCACGGCCTGTTCGGTCGCCAATCCGTTTGCCAGCATGTCCCTGTCACCGCGCGTCAAGCCGCAGGCGCTGAGCAACGATGCGCCGGCGCTGCTGATCGCCTGCGGACTCGCACGCCGAGCCTTCGACGACCATGGCGCATATTAA
- a CDS encoding PilN domain-containing protein, whose product MAHINLLPWRENRRRKRKRDFGVGLVAAIVLTSGVLAGLHWFVEGRIDYQKRRNKWLTQKIEVVDKQIAQIKKLEQLKSQLIARTEIIYNLQLSRPQAVHLFDEIVATLPEGVLISNIGQAGSGLSISGSAQSNSRVSAYMRNIEGAKWIGSPGLIVIESKDKTGTGLSQFQLRAAQRRPKSDDAGGES is encoded by the coding sequence ATGGCGCATATTAATCTTCTGCCCTGGCGGGAAAACCGCCGCCGCAAGCGCAAGCGCGACTTCGGGGTTGGCCTGGTCGCCGCGATCGTTCTTACCAGCGGCGTGCTCGCGGGCCTGCACTGGTTTGTGGAAGGCCGGATCGACTATCAGAAGCGTCGCAACAAATGGCTGACGCAGAAGATCGAGGTCGTCGACAAGCAGATCGCGCAGATCAAGAAGCTCGAGCAGCTGAAATCCCAGCTCATCGCGCGCACCGAGATCATCTACAACCTGCAGCTCAGCCGTCCGCAGGCGGTGCACCTGTTCGACGAGATCGTTGCGACCTTGCCAGAAGGCGTGCTGATCTCGAACATCGGGCAGGCGGGCAGCGGGCTTTCGATCAGCGGCAGCGCGCAGTCGAACTCGCGCGTTTCGGCGTACATGCGCAACATCGAGGGTGCGAAGTGGATCGGCTCGCCCGGCCTGATCGTGATCGAATCGAAGGACAAGACCGGTACGGGCCTCAGCCAGTTCCAGCTGCGCGCCGCGCAGCGTCGGCCCAAGTCCGATGATGCGGGGGGGGAATCTTGA
- a CDS encoding type 4a pilus biogenesis protein PilO translates to MNAQDLKELDLAEIGDWPFLVKFIFVLIICALIVVGWYYYDTQGQLSRLKKEEAREVDLKQDYEIKVKKAANLHIYEKQYEELKERFADALRQLPSRTEVAELLVDVSQKGLASGLEFKLFKPTGEVPKDFYAELPIQIRVLGSYHEFGRFVSGLAELPRIVTVHNINISKAGGNATTVDGQTLLQMDMTAKTYRFLEGDGAR, encoded by the coding sequence TTGAACGCCCAGGATCTCAAGGAACTTGATCTTGCCGAGATCGGCGATTGGCCGTTCCTGGTCAAGTTCATTTTTGTTCTGATCATCTGCGCGCTCATCGTCGTGGGTTGGTATTACTACGACACCCAGGGGCAGCTTTCCCGCCTCAAGAAAGAAGAGGCGCGCGAGGTCGACCTGAAACAGGACTACGAGATCAAGGTCAAGAAGGCTGCGAACCTGCACATCTACGAGAAGCAGTACGAGGAGCTCAAGGAGCGTTTCGCGGATGCGCTGCGTCAGCTGCCGAGCCGCACCGAGGTCGCCGAACTGCTCGTCGACGTGTCGCAGAAGGGCCTAGCCAGTGGTCTGGAGTTCAAGCTGTTCAAGCCCACCGGCGAGGTTCCAAAGGATTTCTACGCGGAGCTGCCCATCCAGATTCGAGTGCTGGGGTCTTACCACGAGTTCGGCCGATTCGTCAGCGGTCTCGCTGAACTGCCGCGGATCGTGACCGTGCACAACATCAACATCAGCAAGGCGGGTGGCAACGCCACAACCGTGGACGGCCAGACCCTGCTGCAGATGGATATGACCGCGAAGACCTACCGGTTCCTCGAAGGCGACGGGGCCAGATGA
- a CDS encoding pilus assembly protein PilP: MRARRLPLAWIVCVALVTTVSGCGRTDLRDLQAFVDEVEQLPPGPVPPLPELKTAETFIYEPGGRRDPFAPGLVEPEEEVIAAGDGPRPDPNRPREELEQYPLDSVRMVGMLEQQGERWALVRDPQNTIHRVQRGNYLGQNHGRISRISEDRIDLIELIQLAPSRYTEREAALALNN; this comes from the coding sequence ATGCGCGCGCGCCGGTTACCGCTTGCGTGGATCGTATGCGTCGCGCTGGTCACGACGGTGTCCGGTTGCGGGCGCACGGATCTCAGGGATTTGCAGGCGTTCGTCGACGAGGTGGAACAGCTGCCACCGGGACCGGTCCCGCCGTTGCCCGAACTCAAGACCGCCGAGACCTTCATCTACGAACCCGGTGGCCGCCGCGATCCGTTCGCGCCTGGCCTCGTCGAACCGGAAGAAGAAGTCATTGCCGCAGGCGACGGTCCGCGTCCGGATCCGAATCGGCCGCGCGAGGAACTTGAACAGTATCCGCTCGATTCCGTGCGCATGGTCGGCATGCTCGAACAGCAGGGCGAACGCTGGGCATTGGTGCGCGATCCCCAGAACACGATCCATCGGGTTCAGCGCGGCAATTACCTGGGGCAGAATCACGGGCGCATTTCGCGCATCAGTGAAGACCGCATTGACCTCATTGAACTGATACAGCTTGCACCGAGTCGCTACACCGAGCGCGAGGCCGCACTGGCGCTGAACAATTGA
- a CDS encoding type IV pilus secretin PilQ translates to MNTKCKFAWLVTLAGTLLFSVGANANSLQKISYSSLSADRTQVRLHMSDPITGEPLSFTVDTPARLAVDFRDTRVEVPARYVDVGVGVVASVTVAESGGRARVVLNLAQVTPYETVIDGNDFVITVGAPSTGSFLADQRRANDFQPTAVVSSGVAAGAARSIRNIDFRRTPDGAGRVIVSLSDPATPVAVREEGGNIVVDITGAKLPDELLQRLDVVDFATPVQFVDPSVVGDNTQIRITAQGAYDHLAYQADDEFAVEFRELTPEEKERIDREKFVYTGERLSLNFQDIEVRSVLQLLADFTDINMVTSDTVGGNITLRLKNVPWDQALDIILRTKGLDKRVQENVILVAPQEELAAREQAQLEADRKVETLAPLRSEFIQINYAKAEDIADLLKGGGDTGGTNRLLSPRGSVSIDERTNTLLLKDTADTLESVRRIVKRLDIPVRQVQIESRIVIASDDFSRDLGVRLSVAGGKFDSSGSRYAVGGGALTGDLVIGPQQPPFVTTDGGPDGAEALAVNLPAAGATSGVNFVVGSFLDWLLRLELTAMQSEGRGEIISSPRVVTSDQGKALIKQGFEIPYQEATSSGATSVSFKEAVLKLEVTPQITPDDRIIMELNVSQDTPDFSRVVLGVPPINTREVETNVLVDDGDTVVLGGIFERVRANNVDKVPFFGDLPTVGRLFRKEFKQDDNTELLIFVTPRIMRESLSVGL, encoded by the coding sequence ATGAATACAAAATGCAAATTCGCCTGGTTGGTAACGCTGGCGGGCACACTGCTGTTTTCGGTCGGCGCGAATGCGAACAGCCTGCAGAAAATCAGCTACTCGTCGCTGTCGGCGGATCGCACACAGGTGCGGCTGCACATGAGCGACCCGATCACCGGAGAGCCGCTGAGTTTTACGGTCGATACGCCCGCCCGACTCGCCGTGGATTTCAGGGACACCCGCGTAGAGGTGCCGGCCCGTTACGTCGACGTGGGCGTGGGCGTTGTCGCGAGCGTGACGGTTGCCGAATCCGGCGGTCGCGCACGCGTGGTGCTGAACCTTGCGCAGGTCACGCCCTACGAAACCGTCATTGATGGCAATGATTTCGTGATCACGGTGGGTGCGCCGTCGACCGGTTCGTTCCTGGCCGACCAACGGCGCGCGAACGATTTTCAGCCCACCGCGGTCGTCAGCTCCGGCGTGGCGGCCGGCGCCGCCCGTTCGATCCGAAACATCGATTTTCGCAGAACCCCCGACGGGGCCGGGCGCGTGATCGTATCGCTCAGCGATCCGGCGACCCCGGTCGCCGTGCGTGAGGAAGGCGGCAACATCGTGGTGGACATCACGGGCGCGAAACTCCCCGATGAGCTGCTGCAACGGCTGGATGTCGTCGACTTTGCGACACCGGTCCAGTTTGTCGATCCTTCGGTCGTGGGCGACAACACCCAGATCCGCATCACGGCCCAGGGTGCCTACGATCATCTTGCCTATCAGGCCGATGACGAATTCGCCGTCGAGTTCCGCGAGCTGACGCCGGAGGAAAAGGAGCGGATCGATCGCGAGAAATTCGTCTACACGGGCGAGCGACTGTCGCTGAATTTCCAGGACATCGAGGTCCGTTCGGTCCTGCAACTGTTGGCGGATTTCACCGATATCAACATGGTGACCAGCGACACCGTCGGTGGAAACATCACGCTGCGGCTGAAGAACGTCCCCTGGGACCAGGCACTGGACATCATCCTGCGGACCAAGGGGCTGGACAAGCGCGTGCAGGAGAATGTGATCCTGGTCGCGCCGCAGGAGGAACTCGCCGCACGCGAGCAGGCGCAGCTCGAGGCCGACCGCAAGGTCGAGACCCTGGCGCCGCTGCGCTCGGAGTTCATCCAGATCAACTATGCCAAGGCAGAAGACATTGCCGACCTTCTCAAGGGCGGAGGAGATACCGGAGGCACGAACCGGCTCCTCTCGCCGCGCGGATCCGTATCGATCGACGAGCGCACGAATACATTGCTTCTGAAGGATACGGCCGATACGCTGGAATCTGTGCGTCGAATCGTCAAGCGACTGGATATCCCGGTTCGCCAGGTGCAGATCGAATCGCGCATCGTGATCGCAAGCGATGATTTTTCGCGCGACCTGGGTGTTCGCCTAAGCGTCGCCGGCGGCAAGTTCGACAGCAGCGGCAGCCGCTACGCCGTCGGCGGCGGTGCCCTGACGGGCGATCTGGTGATCGGCCCGCAGCAGCCGCCGTTCGTTACAACCGACGGTGGCCCTGATGGCGCCGAGGCGCTGGCGGTCAACCTTCCGGCCGCGGGCGCGACCTCGGGCGTAAACTTCGTCGTCGGTTCGTTTCTCGACTGGTTGTTGCGTCTTGAGCTGACTGCAATGCAGTCCGAAGGCCGCGGCGAGATCATCTCGAGTCCGCGTGTCGTGACATCCGATCAGGGCAAGGCGTTGATCAAGCAGGGTTTCGAGATTCCGTATCAGGAGGCCACCTCCAGCGGCGCCACTTCGGTGTCGTTCAAGGAAGCGGTACTGAAGCTGGAAGTCACACCGCAGATCACACCGGACGACCGCATCATCATGGAGCTGAACGTCAGCCAGGACACGCCAGATTTCTCCAGAGTTGTGCTCGGCGTTCCGCCCATAAACACGCGCGAGGTCGAGACCAACGTGCTGGTTGACGACGGTGACACCGTGGTACTGGGCGGCATCTTTGAGCGCGTCCGGGCAAACAACGTCGACAAGGTGCCGTTTTTCGGCGATCTGCCGACCGTGGGGCGACTGTTCCGCAAGGAGTTCAAGCAGGACGACAACACCGAACTGCTGATCTTTGTGACCCCGCGCATCATGCGCGAGTCGCTTTCGGTTGGGCTCTGA
- a CDS encoding shikimate kinase, giving the protein MGAGKSTVGRRLAEDLSWPFYDADREIEQRTGVDIPTIFEYEGEVGFREREARAIDELTLHAPCVLATGGGAVLREDNRRLLAERGCVVYLYCPVAEQLRRTAHDRNRPLLQTDDPAARLQALFETRDPLYRAIADVVIESGRRSVAAVAREIRGRLSECS; this is encoded by the coding sequence ATGGGGGCCGGCAAATCTACCGTTGGCCGGCGCCTCGCCGAAGATCTCAGCTGGCCATTTTACGACGCCGATCGCGAGATCGAACAGCGCACCGGCGTCGACATCCCGACGATCTTCGAGTACGAAGGAGAGGTGGGGTTTCGTGAACGCGAAGCCCGTGCCATCGACGAGCTGACGCTGCATGCACCCTGTGTGCTTGCGACCGGCGGTGGCGCCGTGCTGCGCGAGGACAACCGCCGTCTGCTCGCCGAGCGCGGATGTGTCGTGTATCTTTACTGCCCGGTCGCGGAACAGCTGCGGCGCACCGCGCACGATCGCAATCGTCCGCTGCTTCAGACCGATGACCCTGCCGCGCGCCTGCAGGCCCTGTTCGAGACCCGCGACCCGCTGTACCGCGCGATCGCCGACGTGGTGATCGAGTCCGGTCGCCGATCGGTTGCGGCGGTCGCCCGCGAGATTCGTGGCCGGCTTTCTGAATGTAGCTGA
- the aroB gene encoding 3-dehydroquinate synthase yields the protein MRTLTVELGPRSYPIQIGPGLIGRADLYAPYIGGRQVLVVTNTTVGPLYLEQVCSALAGHDLHTLVLPDGEQYKTLDTLNLIFDALLEARFERGCTLVALGGGVIGDLVGFAAASYQRGVAFIQVPTTLLAQVDSSVGGKTGVNHRLGKNMIGAFHQPRLVLADTDTLTTLPPRELSAGIAEVIKYGIIRDRGFFDWLEAGIDSLRALDADALASAVERSCRNKAEVVAADELESGQRALLNLGHTFGHAIEAAMGYGTWLHGEAVGAGMVMASDLSHRLGWLDETDQSRIRKLVARGGLPVEPPKIGAEAFRRYMAVDKKVQAGRLRLVLIRALGEAIVTDRFDPAALEATLATASA from the coding sequence ATGCGCACACTCACCGTAGAACTCGGTCCCAGAAGTTATCCCATCCAGATCGGCCCGGGCCTGATCGGCCGCGCGGATCTCTACGCCCCGTACATCGGCGGGCGGCAGGTGCTCGTGGTCACCAACACGACGGTCGGCCCGCTCTATCTGGAGCAGGTCTGCTCCGCATTGGCCGGCCACGACCTGCACACGCTGGTACTGCCCGACGGCGAGCAGTACAAGACCCTCGATACCCTGAACCTGATCTTCGACGCTCTGCTCGAGGCCCGATTCGAGCGCGGATGCACGCTGGTCGCCCTGGGCGGTGGTGTGATCGGCGACCTGGTGGGTTTCGCCGCCGCCAGCTATCAGCGCGGGGTCGCGTTCATCCAGGTGCCGACCACGCTGCTCGCGCAGGTCGATTCGTCCGTCGGCGGCAAGACCGGCGTGAACCACCGGCTGGGCAAAAACATGATCGGTGCGTTCCATCAGCCGCGTCTGGTGCTGGCCGACACCGATACCCTGACGACGCTTCCGCCGCGGGAACTTTCCGCCGGGATCGCCGAGGTCATCAAGTACGGCATCATCCGCGATCGTGGGTTCTTCGACTGGCTGGAGGCCGGGATCGACTCCCTGCGCGCGCTGGATGCCGACGCACTCGCGAGCGCCGTTGAGCGCTCCTGCCGGAACAAGGCCGAGGTCGTGGCCGCCGATGAACTCGAGTCCGGCCAGCGCGCCCTGCTGAACCTCGGTCACACCTTCGGTCACGCGATCGAGGCGGCCATGGGCTACGGAACCTGGCTGCATGGCGAGGCCGTAGGGGCCGGCATGGTCATGGCCTCAGACCTGTCGCATCGGCTCGGCTGGCTCGACGAAACCGACCAATCCCGCATCCGCAAACTGGTCGCCCGTGGCGGCCTGCCGGTCGAGCCGCCGAAGATCGGCGCCGAAGCCTTCCGCCGCTACATGGCCGTGGACAAGAAGGTCCAGGCCGGGCGCCTGCGTCTGGTACTGATCCGCGCACTCGGCGAGGCCATCGTGACCGACCGGTTTGATCCGGCGGCCCTGGAGGCGACACTGGCCACGGCCTCCGCCTGA